The DNA sequence CGCGCTGGGAGGGATTGTGGATGAACTGCTACCGGCAAGCCAACATCAGAATGCAATGCAAAGTCTATGATTCTCTGCTGTTCCTCCCGGCAGACCTCCAGGCTGCCAGGGGTCTCATGTGCGCCTCCGTCGCTTTGAGCACCTTCGCCTGCATCGTGTCGGCCGTAGGCATGCGCTGCACCCGTCTGGTAGACTCCCGTCCCAAAACCAAGCACATTGTTTTGGTGAGCGGAGGGTGTTTGTTTTTGGCTGGCTGCTTGACCACCATCATTCCCGTGTCGTGGACGGCTCATGTGATCATCCAGGACTTCTACAACCCGTTGTTGATCGACGCCCAACGGAGAGAGCTTGGAGAGGCTTTGTACATCGGATGGGTCACTTCAGCTTTGCTTTTCAGCGCTGGGGTGATTCTGCTCTGTCGACACGCACCACGAACCCAGGATAAGATGGACATGGCATCTGTTATGTATCGGGCCGGATCGGCTCCGTATAACTACTCCTACAGACCTGGATATGGATACCAGCCTGCGTACGGATACCAGCCCGGGTACAACTATCAACCGGCCTATTCTCCTGTCCCAACTGTGTATAACCCTCCAAGATACTGAGACACACAGTGAGTGCTGTGCTTCGCCACTAAAATCGTCTATAGAGACTCCGAAAAGGAAGTTGAGTTGGGAACGATCTGCATTGGGATTCAGAAGAAAGCAGGACTGATGGAGCctcatttgattaattgtgattgTATATGTGAATATTAGTTTTTACATTCTTGATTTGAATGCATTTCCTTCTTGTCTAAAAGACTGTTTGTAATTTGCACAGAAATGATATGCAATATGTGCTCAAATTAAGAACACCAACATGTGGGACTTAATGTTAACTCTGTCAtatgattgtgtttgttttccgctttgtttttccattttttaaagcactagtttgattttaattgtattaaataaatgtgtgaaaagaACTGTGGATGTACTCGTTCCTGGACTGTAGATTGGTGacatcattttgttgttttattcttaGCCCAGTGTTGGCGGCACTGGTCGAACCAGTCGAGGTGGTTTTCCAGTGTATGTTTGTCTTCTGTTGCTCCGTAAACTCAAAGCATCACACCCCTAATGCAAATTCACCAGCACTGACTGTGTTTGTGAGAGCTAAAGTGACCTAGATGTAACCGGAAAAAGTCAACGCAGCAAAACAATGTTATGATCCAAATTCTTATCTGCTCTCGctgataaaaaatgaataaaatatcagTTACAGTCAGCCATCTAATAGACCACAGAAGCTTGATTTTGTAAACTGTCTGAAGAAAATGGTGAATAGTGCAAAATTTTCTAGATGTTCTGAGTGGATTTCATGATGTTCTTATGTTATTGTTAGGGTGTTCTGCAtagcaacattctaaaaacactTGGCGTTAAATAgaattacaaaaatacacaaaggTTGCTAAGATTTTGCTATGCAGCTGCTAAGGTGTTTTGAGCAGTTACAATGTAGCTGTTAAGACACTAGAAACCTCTTAGAACCTCTTAGTAACTGCATTgcaacatcctagcaactgcACAGAAACATTCAAAAAAGTAGAACCCCTTTGCAGCTGCATAGCAACACTGTAACGACCTCAAAGTAACATTCTAAGTACATTTTAAACCCCTTTGCAGCTGCACAGCAACATTCTAAAAAGCACTCCACATCAAATGGAACTACAAAAATGATCGACGGTATAAAGGTTGCTATGCGGCTGCAGAGGGGTTCCAAAAGTTTTTTTAGAATGTTACTATGGGGTTTGCTTATGCTCTGACTGGTACTTAGCatgttgttatgtggttgctcTCTGCTCTGATGTTccctcagaacaccctagcatccattgagcaacatgctagaaaccaCTCAGCATCAACTGAATTCTAAAAATAATGAAGTTCCACAGAAATTACAGACATTT is a window from the Carassius auratus strain Wakin unplaced genomic scaffold, ASM336829v1 scaf_tig00017444, whole genome shotgun sequence genome containing:
- the LOC113075675 gene encoding claudin-8-like, encoding MSYAGSYLAKSYADKAYADKAYGDTVYTGYPDEKSAKEMYDEQVKHEKRKRRESMCCEVVALVIGFVGLIGVASVTGLPMWKVTAFIQENIIVMETRWEGLWMNCYRQANIRMQCKVYDSLLFLPADLQAARGLMCASVALSTFACIVSAVGMRCTRLVDSRPKTKHIVLVSGGCLFLAGCLTTIIPVSWTAHVIIQDFYNPLLIDAQRRELGEALYIGWVTSALLFSAGVILLCRHAPRTQDKMDMASVMYRAGSAPYNYSYRPGYGYQPAYGYQPGYNYQPAYSPVPTVYNPPRY